The stretch of DNA TCGTCATCATGTACATCAGTTTCTATCAGCTATTTCTGATCTTTCCTCAATAATGGATAAGAAAGAAGCATCAACATAAAATAAAAGGCCTTAAGTTATCCTGATGTTAAAGTCGTGTATCAGACCTGTCTCCTATGGGCTgatttcaataaatttaaataaagaaagagtTTGTTGTATGTAGTTATTGTGTTATACATGAGTGTGTGTATGGGAGTTCTATGATCTACCCTGGGCTTTGATTAAATTCATAGGCTTTCCATCCATATTACGTAATgattccataatattttcttataaaacagtAATATCAGCTAATCATTCTGGTATAGTGGACACACTGTATGAACACAAACTCTATAGCCACgatgcctgggttcaaatcctgactgtCCATGTCCTTCCCAGCAATGTGACTTTGAATAAGTTCCTGcaactctctgtgcctccttttcctcatctgtaaaatggaagcaaTAGTGGAAGTCAACACACCCCTATTAAATTTATCCTTAAATTTATGATGAGGGCTGAATCAGGGAATCCATTAAAAAGCACGGAGAGCTTCTCCGGGTCGGGGATCCACGCTCTGACACCGCCGCCTGGTGCCTGAGTCCGTGCGAAGACACCTGGCGGAGCGGACAGACGCTCGGCTGACCGCTGCCGGTCTAACCTGCTGGGTTTGCCACTGCACCCGGCGGCGGTGAGAATGCGTGGCCCGACAGGAAACCATTACTCACTGTCCATCGGTGTTGGCAAAGGTGTAGTTCCACTGGCCCGAAGAATTAAGACATAGTGGTCCTTCCGCCAAGCCCAGGGCTGCCACGATGACACAGTAGCCAGATCCCGCGACTCCGATCGCAGCAGGCAGGACAGAAGAAAACATCTGGCGAGAGCAGAAAGGGAGGAAGTGAGCCGGCGAGGCCCCGGCCGCCTCCCAAAGGACCGTTTCCACCCTGGGAGCTGGAGCACCTACCGCGCATCTCTTGCCGCAGTCTTCGTGGCCACAGCAGCCGCAACAGTCGTCCTTTTCCAGCCCGATAAACACAAATGCTGGCAGGAACACCTGGTTCGAGAACAGGGAAACCAAAGTCACCGCCTTCCCCCCAAATCGAAGCCTGTCATAAGGGTCCAGCTAAGCATCTTTTGCtagaatatatttctttctgACAGTGGGTTTGCTTGCCCGAGGCTCTCCAAGAATGTAAAACCAGAAGGAGCACAAAAGCCCTCTAAGTGGAGTGCCTGCTTGTTTGACACATGTCATATATCTTTAGGGTGAGCGTGCAGGTCGGGAGGGCTCCAAGAGTAACCTATGGAAGAGTTTCTTCTACAAGAGTTCCTAGCACCATCCCTCAGCTCTGGATGAAACTCTTAAACTCTGTCTTCAAATCTGATTCCCCCCTACCCTTGCAAATCATAGATGAAACTAACAGTCTTTCATAGAATAactgaaatttttcataaatggGAGAAATGAAGACACCATATAGTAAGTATGAACTTCTTCTTTGATGATACTCTTTTATGATTGTTGCTTCACAGTAAAGCTCTTTAAATAAAGTATGAAGTACTCTGAGTTTGAGATCAAAAGAAGCTTAAACAGGTGCGATGTTGCATGAAGGACAAATTATTATGCAAACATGATAATAAAGCTTCATAATAATGTATTCAATTTAAATGTCATAATGTCTTTTCCTGGCTAAGAAAAATATTCTCTGTGGTACTAGCGATTCCATAAAATGTCTTTCTAGAATTCTCAATCCTAGCATTTAAAGTGGCAAACTCGAGTTCATCCACATTCTTTCCATGCTGTGGTTGAAGTTAATACTTTCAGCTCCCAGGCTGGCAGGCAAATTCCTCtcacttcaattaaaaacaaaccttGGAAGAAACAACACATTCCACTGTGAGCATCAGACCCTGATCTGCTGCTAACTGTAGGATTTTTCTTAGACACCACACCCAGGATtatataaaggagaaaatttaTAGTTCTGAATAGCAATACACTCATaactcgtgattttttttttctgcagtagATGCCTGAGAATAAACAGCAGAGAATTTGGATACAAAACTGTTGATTTAGACAGAGAACCAGCAGTGTCCTCCTGGCTCCTCAGAGTAAACATTAAATGCCCACCCCCTCCAGTACTAGAAACTGTATAGTGTCTCAGATCTGATTTAAAAGCTAATATCTGTTTTCTAACTGTAAAGTAAGAGAGAATAGCAAAAAGGTAGTCCACTGTTAGTTGAAAGAGGATTTTGTAAACCGTCTAACAAAATTAATACACCAGACCTATCTCAACTTTCGTGTGATCTGCTTTCCAAAGGAGAACAAACAGAAATAACTGGATTTGGAAGGAGGCACTGTAGAAACATTTCCATGAGAACCCCTCATTAACAGAAGAGAATAGTTTAAGTTTCTAATAATTCTGAACAACTTACCAGCAAGCCCCCTCCCACGATGCCGGAAAAGAACCACACGAAGCGGCTGAGATGGTTTTCAGAGGCATATTTTGTTTCCCCATTGGGAAAGTAAAGCAAGATATTGGCCACAATGCAGAGGATGGCCAGCCACACCAGGGAATGTCCAATGCATCGTGCACATCTGCCGTAGCACATGGTGACAGAGAGTCTGGGAggctttcccccttccctctacAGCTCAGCGAGGGCCCGAGTCAGAGGAGAGTGTGCCTGTCTGGggagaaagcagaagcagttCTCAGCCCATTCCTGAACCTCTTAAATACTCTGAGTTCTTAGTCACTGAGTGGGTGAGGTACTTTGCTTTCATTGGTCCTGATCACAGGCTCCCGTTGgggtaggggaggaggggaaggcagggggaATGTCCCGCCCTTCCGATGAAATCCTTGAGACAAGCGAAACCAGGGTAGGACGTGAGAAACAGCCTCAGTCATaggcaaggaagaaaatgattaatCTTCACCAAGACATTCACTGTGCTATTCCTTCACAGGACAAAGAGCTGACAGGGGAGTCTGATACGACTTTCCAGTAACTGTCGAGTGTCCGCAGCTGACCGAGCTGGTGGAGGCTTTGCAAGGCAGCGAGCTGGGATCCTGCCCCACTCAGCTCTCTGGACAGCTTCCAGTTGGACGGCTCCGTGTCCACTTCCACTTTTACCCTGGCTTAATTCCAGACTGGGGGCTGTCCTGAGCCCCGAGCTTGTCTCTTTGTCTGTGAAAGACGAAGGGGCCACCAGCCATTACCCCACAGATTTGAGGAGGCTGTTGGGAACATTCCTGAGCCATCTTCTTTCCTCTGCCTACTGCGTGCTCTGCAGGACAGCTCCAACTGTCCAGCTTTCCCTGAGAGCTGCCTCTAACACAAATCTGGCACCAAAACAAAGGTGGCATTTGTCCACACAAAGGGCTTGGGCACCTTTTTATTCCTGAGGATTGCTATCAGGCTAAGAGATCCCGGGAAGGGACAAGGGAGGCCTAAAGCAGGGggaaaggttaaaaagaaaaagaaattttaaaaaaagaaagaaaggaaaggaaaagaaagaaaaagagaaaggaacagaagagagagggacTTTCAAGTGGAGCGGGGCTGAGGGGCTAGCCAGAGAGAAACTGGAAAGAATGGGATGCACAGTTGTTGGTCAGGACTCAGGGTCTCCCTGTGGTCCACCAGCCAGCCCCTGAGCCCGCTGTTGCAGGCTCTCAGATGAAGGCGGAGGAAGGGTGTTAACGCTGACTTTCTTACGCAGCTGTCTTGCATCCTTGCAGAAGGAGGACTCAAACTCCAAAGAAGTTCAGCTCTTGAATAGCAGGTTGTGCAGGCCAGATGGGCTGGGGGAGGACGGAGTGACAGGTGGGGCCAGGACTAGAGGGGCCCTGTCCCCGGGACAGAAGAGGGAGTGAAGAGGCAAAAGGCCAAGATGGGGTGTTGTTAGTTCGGAAGAGGAAGGTGAGCAAGGCAGGTGAATCTGGGAGCTCAGGCTGCTGCGGCCAGAGGCTGAAGGATTTGGGCCAAAACTGGGGGGCAGGACACGTTCCAAATGTGAGGAGGCTCGCTGGGGTTAGTCACAGAATCGGGACTGGGAGGAACATACTAACAAAGGTGGGGCCATGATCCAGACTGGCCTGAGAAAAGAGGTGGATAGAAAAGAAAGCACAGGCGGGGAAGGCCGGAACCACCAGCCTGCTCAGGTGTAGGAAGACA from Neovison vison isolate M4711 chromosome 6, ASM_NN_V1, whole genome shotgun sequence encodes:
- the TM4SF1 gene encoding transmembrane 4 L6 family member 1 isoform X1, whose amino-acid sequence is MCYGRCARCIGHSLVWLAILCIVANILLYFPNGETKYASENHLSRFVWFFSGIVGGGLLVFLPAFVFIGLEKDDCCGCCGHEDCGKRCAMFSSVLPAAIGVAGSGYCVIVAALGLAEGPLCLNSSGQWNYTFANTDGQYLLDTSSWSQCTEPTHVVEWNISLFSILLALSGIEFILCLIQVINGVMGGIFGYHCSRQQRYDC
- the TM4SF1 gene encoding transmembrane 4 L6 family member 1 isoform X2, with product MCYGRCARCIGHSLVWLAILCIVANILLYFPNGETKYASENHLSRFVWFFSGIVGGGLLVFLPAFVFIGLEKDDCCGCCGHEDCGKRCAMFSSVLPAAIGVAGSGYCVIVAALGLAEGPLCLNSSGQWNYTFANTDGQYLLDTSSWSQCTEPTHVVEWNISLFSILLALSGIEFILCLIQVINGVMGGIFGYHCSRQQVRNCVEIDMTAERTTPRQNHNLPLFHCNLYILLVLICKTLYHCIILYIFYFYKCV